Part of the Phacochoerus africanus isolate WHEZ1 chromosome 8, ROS_Pafr_v1, whole genome shotgun sequence genome is shown below.
TGCTTTAATCTCATTATGAACTTCAGAAAGTAGGGATGTTAccaacttgtccaaggtcaccacGTAAGCTGGGATTTAAAGCCTGTGTCTCTTGGGTCCAAAACCCACATTGCCTCAAGATTAGAAGTGGCTTTGGGATGAAGGGTTAATgtgaacagttttattttatttttttgtctctttaggacggaaccagcggcatatggaggttcccaggctaggggtccagtcggagctgtagctgccagcctacactacaactcacggcaacaccagatccttaacctactgagcaaggccagggatcaaatccacatcctcaaggatactggtcgggtttgttaaccactgatccaggacagaaactcccagTTGAAGATTAGAAAAGTATGTTTGTGTTGGCCTCTTTGAGATCctgccctaaaatatatattttcaaacacaACACTTGTAAGTAACGGTGTGTGCATTATtcagatcttttatttatttatttatttattgtctttcccacacccgaggcatatggaggttcccaggctaggggtccaattggagctgtagctgccaacttatgccacagccatggcagtgccagatccgagccgcatctgcgacctacacagctcacagcaacaccagatccttgacccactcttgacccactgagcgaggccagggatcgaactggcaacctcatggttcctagtcaggttcgttaaccactgcaccacgacgggaactcccagatcttctTTTCCTTGCTGGAATGTCTTATTTCCTACTTAAAAAGCTGATGgtatgggagttctcttgcgggttaaggatccggcattgtcactgcagacaTGTTGTGTGGCAccagtttcatccctggcctgggaacgtctgcgtgctgtgggcacagccagaaaaacaaaaacaaaagcaaaagacacCAGCCTTGCAACCAGAAATCTGTTAAGTGACAATCATACTATGTGGTAGTATAAATTGTAAATTTACTAGCAACAAATTATCACAGATTGTAAAGGCATAACTGACATAAAGTAATAATCTAAAGtttggtttcttgtttgttttttggttttgttccacATCCAGAATTGAGTGTAAAAAAAGTCagtgaaaaccttttttttggttgttttttgttttgtttttttgtctttttagggccacacccatggcatatagaggttcccaggctaggggtcaaattggagctacagctgccagcctacaccatggccacagcaattcgggatcagagccacgtctgcaacttacagcacagctcacggcaatgccacattcttaacccactgagctaggtcagggattgaacctgagtcctcatggatcctagtaggattcattaaccactgagccatgatgggaactccagtgataaCTATTTTAAACTTGGCTTGGCCCTATTAataacagaataaatattttaagggttTAGCCTCAGGGCTTAAATATTGCTGAAAACAAGACTGGATCATTTGCATCTCACGCTAAAAACTTGAGTTGTAtgttaaaaaaactttttcttggagttcctgttgtggctcaatgggttaaggaccctgcattgtctctgtgagaatgcgggttcaaagCCTGGCCGATCCTAGGCCATCAtttaatgggttaaagatctggtgttgctgggagctatggcataggtggcagatgtggctcagatctggtgttgctgtgactgtggtgtaggttggcagctgcagctctgattcgactcctagcctgggaacctccatatgcctcagctacagccctaaaaaaaaaaaacaaaaacaaaaacattattttgttgtttttcttttttgttagaggttttttttttcatcattgttcAGAAACTGTTTAAATGCTGCCTTCATTTGAAGTGTAACTGcataaaggagaaagaggaagcatTGTTGATACTGAAGCTGATTTGGGACCTGAGTCCTGTCCCCTTGTCTTCCTTGTCCTCTTGTCAAcctttggggggaggagggggcttccCAGAAGTGCTTCTGCCGTGCCTGGCTTCAAGTCCATTACCTAAGGCACAGCCAGCTAAAATGAATCTTCCCTGAAAGCCATTCAAGCTTTTTAATCAGGCTCTGGACCGCAATTTGCCAGGATAGGTGTCGGCGTAGGTCCAATTTTGGCCGGAAATGACACTGAGGTGGTAAGAGAAACACTAGCCATCAAAAGCAGTGATTTTGAGGGCAGCCACcaaattctttctaaaaaattatttttaaggtattGACTTTGCCACTCGTAAGATAGCCAAGCTGCTGAAGCCACAGAAAGTGATTGAGCAAAATGGGGATTCTTTTACCATCCACACCAACAGCAGCCTAAGGAACTACCTCATTAAATTTAAAGTTGGAGAAGAATTCGATGAGGATAACAAAGGCCTGGATAACAGAAAATGCAAGGTAAAAAGTCTGGAaagattcttttttgtctttaaaccttattttttaaattgatgtctAATTGATTCACAtcattgttagtttcaggtgtatagcacagtgattttttgttttattttgttttgttttttgtctttttaggaccacacctgtgacatatggaggttcccaggctaggggtctaatcggagctgtagctgccggcctacaccacagccacagcaacaccagatgttagccatgtctgcgacccaccccacagctcacggcaacgccagatccttaacccactgagcaaggccagggattgaacctgcaacctcatggacaggaactcccacacagtgatgttttatatatatatatatatatatactttttcagagtcttttttcccctcataggttactacaaaatattgagtatagttccctgtgctgcacagagACAAAAATTAAAGCAGACTTTGAGGCTTTCAGGagcccccattgtggctcagcagtaatgaacccagctagcatccatgaggacgctggtttgatccctgacttcactcagtgggttaaagatctggcgttgttgtgagctgtggtgtaggttgcagaggtgactcagatcccaccttgctgtggctgtggcgcaggccattGGCTGCTGCTCCAAGTCTACCCCTAGCCTCGCAACTTCCATATggcaccggtgcagccctaaaaagacgaataataatgacaataacaacacAGGTGTTTAGTTTTTGCAAGGTTAACCTGGCACTCTCCCTGGTAATACCAGAGGATgctaagagttcccactgtgctgtgACGGGATCAGCTGCTTCTTGGGaccgctgggatgcaggtttgatccctggcccagcacagtgggtgaaggacctggcattactgcagctgtggcttaggtcaaaactgcagcttggatctgatccctggcctgggaaccccatatggcacagggcagccaaaaagaaaacaaacaaacaaaaaaaacaaaaaacctgaggaTGCTGCCAGAGCAAATCAATATTTTCTCCCCTCGCTCTCACAGAGCTTGGTCACCTGGGACAACGACAGACTCACCTGTGTGCAGAAGGGGGAAAAGAAGAACAGAGGCTGGACCCACTGGATTGAAGGGGATGAACTCCATCTGGTACTTGCcccattttgtcctttttttgtatGAGATTACTAAAGAAAATGTTAACCAGGAGACGGTGACCAGCAAGCCTACCATCCcaacactttttttgggggggtgggggctgcacccgaggcatatggaagttcccaggctaggggtcaagtcggagcaatgcaggatccaagcagcatcttcgacatacatcacagctcatggcaatgctggatccttaacccactgatcgaggccagggatggaacctacaacctcacggttactagtcagattgcttctgctgtgccacgttgggaactcccagacttttcattaatagaaaaatatattccaggagttcccattgtggctcagtgggttaagaacccagtgtaggtttggtgaggatgtgggtttgactcctggcctcactcagtgggttaaggatctggtgttgctgaaagctgcagtggaggaagatgtggcttggatcacgtgttcccatggctgtagtgtagaccggcagctgcagctctgatttgacccctagcctgggaatttccatatgctacaggtatggccttaaaaaaaaacaaaaaacacacaaaaaaacccacaatatatgtatatattttccaaGTTTCTAAATAATTTTCCTGTTGAATTCATCATGTGTTTGTTGAATACGTATATAATAAAGGAGCCAACCAGCTGCGTAATATTCCATAAGGTCATGGACTCTCCTTTTAGCaaaacactttctttctttctttctttttttttttttttggtctttttgctatttcttgggccgctcccgcagcatatggagattcccaggctaggggtctaatcggagccgtagccaccagcctacaccagagccacagcaactcgggattcgagccgcgtctgcaacctgcaccacagctcactgcaacgccagatcgtcaacccactgagcaagggcagggaccgaacctgcaacctcatggttcctagtcggattcgtcaaccactgcaccacgacgggaactccgtgaaacACTTTCTTAGTCTCAGTGTCCAGGAATATTGTTTCAGGATaccctctgctattttttttttcttttctttttcccgtCTTGACCATACCCTTggccggcatatggaagttctcagggtcagggccagggatggaattcaagctggagttgcaacctaggccacagctgcagcaatgccagatccttaacccactgcaccaggatagggatcgaacctgagccaccactGCCGCAGCGGGAGCTCTGGCTATTTCTTAAATTCACAAAAATAGAGCTTTTTGCATGCATGGATTTATGCCCTTAGGAAGGATTCACAGACGGTatcagtgttgtcagtgctgagACTTCACTGCCTCTTCCTACTTTGTTGCCTTACTCACTTCCAAAAGCATGTGTCAGCATATGCTTCCAGCACTTCCAGCCCACACAAGTTCCAGCTCAATCAACCTCATcgataatttcctttttcttttttttttttttttgagttcccttcatggctcagcagttaaggaacccaactaggatccatgacgatgtgggtttgacccctggcctcaatcagtggcattgccctgagctgtgatataggtcacagatgaggctccgatctcccgtggctgtggctatggtgtatgccagcagctgtagctccgatttgacccctagcctgggaacttccatatgccgcaaagcAAAAatatgctgaaaagaaaaaaaaaaagttgaattcatCCTTCTTCAGCATATCCTAAAACTCAGATGATAGAAAGACCTTTgctttttgttattgtatttattatttacttatttattattattattattatttttctttttgcctgcacctgtatcgtgtggaagttcctgggccagggatggaaccagagctacagcaggtGACTtagtccttaactactaggccgcaagggaactccagaagaaccTTTGCTCTAAGGATGCACTTGGAATGATTCTTACATGACATGGCACAATAAAACATTTGGTCTTTGTAAACCCCCGAAATCTCTAGAATAATAAGAgtgccttctgggagttcccactgtggtgcaatgggatcagtggtgtctctggagcactgggacataggttcaatccctggcctaaagAATTAAGGGTTAAAGAATCTGTCTTTGCCacagctgccgtgtaggttgaaaccatggctcagatctgatccctg
Proteins encoded:
- the RBP7 gene encoding retinoid-binding protein 7, which gives rise to MPADLSGTWNLVSSDNFEGYMLALGIDFATRKIAKLLKPQKVIEQNGDSFTIHTNSSLRNYLIKFKVGEEFDEDNKGLDNRKCKSLVTWDNDRLTCVQKGEKKNRGWTHWIEGDELHLEMFCEGQVCKQTFQRA